tctaaatataaatatatcgaatatgtttgaaaaattcccgtcaaaataatattaaattgtaaaaaaaattttatcatTACATTTACATATCGCATAAAATTTCGGCAAACGAAAAAGAAATGAATACGTCCGTGATTAAATGtgaaatttttcaattttttttttacaattcaaATTCGAATGtgatatcttttaaaatataaacgaCATTTAAGTATCtacattaattatattatttcattaaattttggttatgaatttgagttttatgttatttttatatttaatctcACTATTCACtatcacattaaataaaatataattttttatacaatactaagttttataataattttttaaaagactttcatgaattttttatatattgaatatccgttgttatttttattattatgtattttaattaaaactttcatataaatatttttaaaatgttctaaaacataattaaaaattttatttagaatttattcatctaataaatttaaaaaatgtgatttttggaaagaaaaaaaattatttattgtttaaattttcatataaaaaagaaTATCTAATTTNAGCGGATAAAGTCTTTGTTTTTTATGCATTAAGTTGTAAGTTAAATTCCTAATTCGatcttttcttatttattttttttttctatttattttttaattcatatatcaaaattacattatagtctctcactattttttataattatattttcatctttatttaaatttaaattaaataaattataaaaaaaaatattaaacaagcAGATAACGTATGGTCGATTTACTAAGTATATATTACATTTGAATGTCCTCTGCCCCACCGTTTTTTGTTCTTCCATTCTCCCTGATTTCCTCTTCTCCACTCCCGGGAAAAATAACCAATACGATAGCAAAAGCGCTCATAAATTTCGTCGGAACATAAATATCTAAAAAACAAAACTTGGACAGATTCTCCATTTTCCAGGCACAAAGGATCCTGCGGGAAAATGAGAGAAATCCTTCACATCCAAGGCGGCCAATGCGGTAACCAGATAGGCGCCAAGTTCTGGGAGGTCATCTGCGACGAGCACGCCATAGATCAGACAGGAAAATACGGCGGTGACTCCGAACTCCAGATCGAGCGCGCTAATGTCTATTACAACGAAGCCAGCGGCGGAAGGTTCGTACCACGCGCCGTCCTCATGGACCTAGAGCCTGGTACTATGGACTCCGTTAGGTCTGGCCCTTTCGGCCAGATATTCAGACCTGACAACTTTGTCTTCGGCCAGTCTGGTGCGGGGAATAATTGGGCCAAGGGGCATTACACCGAGGGAGCCGAATTGATTGATGCCGTGTTGGATGTTGTTCGCAAGGAGGCTGAGAATTGTGACTGCTTGCAAGGTAATCCGTCGACTTGGTTGGAGTTGATCTCTAGTTTTCTTTTGTTAGAACGTCATTTGTATAAAGTTCTCGGTGCGATGTTTTCTCAATGTAATTCTTATACTGATAATTAGTTCCCCTTCTAATTTGTTCGTCGATATGAGGCTAGTTTTGTTGGTTCGAGTTGAAATCTTTAAGCCTCTGCAGTGTTATTTTTACACgtatatcttcttcttcttcttcttcttcttcttcttcttcttcttctttctattctcttttttttttgtcccaTTTGAGTTTTGGTAATTTTTTACCCTCCAATAGTCAAATATCTTGTGCATCCttgttattcaattttttttaatcggcGCTGATTATGCTCGCGTCCTACTTTAGTTGTCTAAGAATGGTTAAGGCTATCTAGCAAGATGTAAGTGCACTATCTTGTACCATATTGTGTTAATGTTGAGGCATGTTATGTACAGGATTTCAAGTGTGTCATTCTTTGGGTGGGGGCACTGGATCTGGTATGGGCACCCTTCTGATCTCCAAGATCAGGGAAGAGTATCCAGACCGCATGATGTTGACGTTTTCAGTCTTTCCTTCACCAAAGGTATCCGACACTGTTGTTGAGCCATATAATGCTACCCTTTCTGTTCATCAACTTGTGGAGAACGCAGATGAGTGTATGGTTTTGGATAACGAGGCTCTTTATGATATCTGTTTCCGTACTCTTAAGCTGTCCACTCCTACATGTAAGCccattgattttttattttttttttatattaccaTACCTTGCACCGAAATTCAATTAGCATCTGGATAACTGAATACTTATACAATGTTTGCAATTTGTAATGTACTGTTTTTCGATTGCTATAAACTTTGGTCATTCTGTGTTTCAGTCGGTGACCTCAACCATCTGATCTCAGTTACCATGAGTGGTGTCACATGCTGTCTCCGGTTCCCAGGTCAACTGAACTCTGACCTGAGGAAACTTGCTGTTAATCTTATCCCCTTCCCACgtcttcatttcttcatggTTGGATTTGCACCTCTAATCTCGAGGGGCTCCCAGCAGTACCGGGCTCTTACAGTACCTGAACTAACACAGCAAATGTGGGATGCGAAGAATATGATGTGTGCTGCAGACCCACGCCATGGTCGGTACTTGACTGCCTCAGCCATGTTCCGTGGTAAGATGAGTACCAAAGAAGTTGATGAACAGATGATCAATGTTCAAAACAAGAACTCATCCTACTTTGTTGAATGGATTCCAAACAATGTCAAGTCTAGTGTTTGTGACATCCCACCCACGGGGCTGAAAATGTCATCCACTTTCATTGGGAATTCTACTTCAATTCAGGAGATGTTCAGGCGTGTTAGTGAGCAATTCACTGCTATGTTCAGGCGTAAAGCTTTCTTGCATTGGTACACGGGTGAAGGAATGGATGAAATGGAGTTTACCGAGGCCGAGAGCAACATGAACGATCTTGTTGCAGAATATCAGCAGTACCAGGATGCTACTGCTGCTGATGAATATGATGCTAATGAGGACGAGGAAGCACAAGATGAGGTGTCCGTGTGAAAATGATTTTTCGGCTTGCCACGACGTCTGCAAGTCTTGTTGTCTTTTGATTTTATCTTAGGGTGTGTTGTTGTTGTACTATAGAGATCAGTTTGTGACTTGGTTTGAGATGGTGTGGCAATGTATGTGTGTGTCATTTGATTGAACAACGAAGGTTTGCATTTAGTAATTTCAGATCTGCTACATTTTCGTTTGAAACTGAAGTCCTACTTTGCTTTTACTTGCCAGAATGACGATGAAATGGtcgattaaaaatgaattaaaatcaGTAAGACTGGTTACATGTGTACATGGTGAGATTAAACAAATTTACATGTTTCACCTATATAAACAACCAATACATATAATATCTAAGTTTCTGAGAGTGTTTTTATTAGGATTTCAAGATTTAGATTTATTGAGAATGATACTTGTCAATCGAACGTGCAATGCATGTGCATGAcatgttatatttttctttttaataaaattactgTCACGCTTAATTACTTAAAGTAGCATAAAGGTATAAACTCGTACAATggcaaatttttttatgatatgttTGCTATTTTGATCTTTGATGTTATCAATTTCAATAGTTTtgtatttttcgattttttgtatttttaatcatttttcaatgagagtgtTTTTGTGGCACTACACACGTCATCCTGTAATAGTGGCAAGCCAACCTCATATCGAAAAAAGTATTAAAtttgtcaaaaaaataaaaataacggactaaaataaaatttgataatataaatgaACAAAACATACCTAACTAAAAAACAATTTCCCCTTTTGATATTTACAAAATTTGATCGATACTCGGTTGCATTGAAAATATCTGCGGCTTTGGAGTTACATAATAAGGACGGCACAATGttcaagaatataatatttcatcAACTTGCTGTATAAAACCAGCATTAGTTTTTTGAGAAATTCTGGCTAAGCGATTACTCACGTTTTGCTGCTTCAATATAACTTAATGGCTTCCAATATTCTTTTGTTGGGACTATTTATTGCAACTTTTACAGTTTCTTTGGCATCCGATCCAAGCCCGCTTCAAGATTTTTGTGTTGCTAACCCCAAAGGTTCCGGTATTTTACTTATTCATCAATCTCATTATTGTAACATTAgcaagaaaaaagaaatatatggTTAATTACAAATGTTGTGAAACTGTGCAGGTTTGGTCCATAATGGCCTGGCTTCATTATTTTTGTCCCTGTCTTCTTTATTTCGAGTAAATGGCTTTACATGCAAGGATCCCAAACTCGTGCAAGCTGATGATTTCTTCTTCAGTGGGCTTAACGTAACCGGCAACACTTTCAATCCTGTGGGATCCAAAGTGACTCCAGTAACAGTCACTCAGATTCCCGGACTCAACACACTGGGGATTTCAATGGTCCGGATCGACTTTTCGCCGTCCGGGGTCAACCCCCCCCACACACATCCTCGTGCTACTGAAATATTGACTGTGATTGAAGGTTCCCTGGAAGTGGGATTTGTCACCTCCAATCCCAATAATAGTCTCATCTCTAAAGTACTCGAAAAGGGGGACGTGTTTGTGTTTCCTCAAGGTCTTGTTCACTTCCAACGCAATACTGCCAATGCTAGTGCTGTTGCTATTGCAGGACTCAGCAGCCAAAACCCTGGAGTAAATAACATTGGAAACGCAGTTTTTGGATCCAATCCCCCCATCCCGGACGATCTTCTCGCAAAATCATTTCAAGTGGATGCAAAGACGGTGGATTTGATACAGTCCAAGTTCTAGGCAGACTTGGTTATGCATGCAATAACGATTTCCTGTTATATGAATATTAATTCTTTTCACGGAAAAATGGATTTATCAATAATTAACTATTTTTACCTTTATTCTATTCGTCCTATCAACTAGCTAGTGCGTGATAGTGTTCAAGATCCATCATGATTTGGTCTCAACGGTATAGCTCTAAAGATCATCAGAGcaacaaaatttaaataacgaaaatcaaattgttaaatcataaaaaagttCAACACACAATTTGATAATACAATTTGACTAAGTTGATGGGGGTTTAATTCACTTAAATTATGTTAACCAAGACAAACtaaatgaaaattgaaatccAACCCCACCCCAATAGGAGTCAGAAAATCCCTTTTTTCTTTGGATCGGATTCAAAGCACTAGCACTACCTATTGTCGGAATATGGCAGCGAATTCATTACCAACCACAAAAGATATACATGCATGACTTGAATATCAACTTGTTTAAtctgttatattatatatagaaCCAAGTACGCTGTGAAACATAGAAAAGATCAGAGATGACCAGTGCTCAAATTTTATTCATGTCCATTTTTAGTATGCTTATAATTGCAGATGGCGCAGTTACTGCTGCCACTGGTTCCAACCCAGAAACTGATTGCGAGTGCAACAGTACGTCACTCAACCGCGGGGACTTCCCTCCGGAATTCGTATTCGGGGCAGCATCATCCGCTTACCAGTGTGAAGGTGCATACAAGGAGAACGGGAAAGGCCTCAGCATGTGGGATAATT
This genomic window from Primulina huaijiensis isolate GDHJ02 chromosome 7, ASM1229523v2, whole genome shotgun sequence contains:
- the LOC140980130 gene encoding putative germin-like protein 2-1, with the translated sequence MASNILLLGLFIATFTVSLASDPSPLQDFCVANPKGSGLVHNGLASLFLSLSSLFRVNGFTCKDPKLVQADDFFFSGLNVTGNTFNPVGSKVTPVTVTQIPGLNTLGISMVRIDFSPSGVNPPHTHPRATEILTVIEGSLEVGFVTSNPNNSLISKVLEKGDVFVFPQGLVHFQRNTANASAVAIAGLSSQNPGVNNIGNAVFGSNPPIPDDLLAKSFQVDAKTVDLIQSKF
- the LOC140981447 gene encoding tubulin beta-7 chain-like, with product MREILHIQGGQCGNQIGAKFWEVICDEHAIDQTGKYGGDSELQIERANVYYNEASGGRFVPRAVLMDLEPGTMDSVRSGPFGQIFRPDNFVFGQSGAGNNWAKGHYTEGAELIDAVLDVVRKEAENCDCLQGFQVCHSLGGGTGSGMGTLLISKIREEYPDRMMLTFSVFPSPKVSDTVVEPYNATLSVHQLVENADECMVLDNEALYDICFRTLKLSTPTFGDLNHLISVTMSGVTCCLRFPGQLNSDLRKLAVNLIPFPRLHFFMVGFAPLISRGSQQYRALTVPELTQQMWDAKNMMCAADPRHGRYLTASAMFRGKMSTKEVDEQMINVQNKNSSYFVEWIPNNVKSSVCDIPPTGLKMSSTFIGNSTSIQEMFRRVSEQFTAMFRRKAFLHWYTGEGMDEMEFTEAESNMNDLVAEYQQYQDATAADEYDANEDEEAQDEVSV